The window CTATGGTTCGTGGTCTGGACGGGCAACCTCTGGCTGCTGTTGGGACTGCCGGTCATCTTCGACCTCTACATCACGAAGTTCTTCTACCGCTACGTGTGGAGCCACAACGTGACGATGTGCCGCCGGAGCAAGGTCTACAAGACCGTCTACGAGTGGGTCAACGCCATCATCTTCGCCACGGTCGTCGCCACGCTGGTCCATATCTTCATCTTCCAGATGTACGTCATTCCCACCTCGTCGATGGAACGGTCGCTGCTGGTGGGCGACTACCTCTACGTGAGCAAGGTGGCCTACGGACCCCAGATGCCCAACACGCCGCTGTCGTTCCCCTTCGTGCACCACACGATGCCGTTCTCGCAGACCAAGAAATCGTTCTCCGAGGCGATCAAATGGCCGTACCACCGTCTGAAAGGACTCAAGCCCATCCGCCGCAACGACGTGGTGGTCTTCAACTTCCCGGCGGGGGACACGGTGCTGCTCGAAGACCCGGCCGTGACCTATTACGACGTAGTGCGCGAATTCGAGCGTTCGTTCGGCAAGGAGGAGGGACGCAAGCGGCTCAATCAGGAGTACACGATCATCAGCCGCCCCGTGGACAAGCGCGAGAACTACATCAAACGCTGCATCGCCATTCCGGGCGACTCGCTGGAAATCCGCGACGGACGCGCCTTCATCAACGGCGAACCGCAGGAACCGGTTCCGGGGCTGCAATACAGTTACATCGTGCAAACCTCGTCGCCCTTCACGCAGTACGCCATCGACAACCTCGGCATCCGGGAGTACACCGGCAACGGCTCGGGGTATTACATGACGCTCACGGACGAAACCGCCGAGAAGGTCAAGGCGCTCAACAACGTCATCTCGGTCCGCCGCTACATCTACACCCCCAACAACGGCGTATTCCCGCAATGGGACGAGCCCCGCTGGAGCCAGGACAACTACGGTCCGATCTGGATTCCGGCGAAAGGCGCCACCGTGCGGCTCACGACCGAAAACCTGCCGCTCTACCGCCGCATCATCGAAGCCTACGAGGGCCACGAACTCGAAGAGCGCGACGGCAAGATCTATATCGACGGCGCGGAAGCCGCGGAGTACACCTTCGCCATGAACTACTACTGGATGATGGGCGACAACCGCCACAACTCGGCCGACTCGCGCTTCTGGGGCTTCGTGCCCGAGGACCACATCGTCGGCAAGGCATCGTTCGTATGGCTGTCGCTCGATGCTAACAAGCGTTTCCCGGCCAACATCCGCTGGGATCGCCTCTTCCGAAAAGTGAGATAACGGTGGCCGGCGACAGTTACCGAACCGTCGCGGCCGAAGCCGAAGCCGCCTGCCGGGAGCGGAGCAGCAAGTTCCTCTCCTGGATATACCCCGTGCGTTCGGAAGAGGAGATCCGCGAACGGCTCGACGCCCTGCGCAAGAAGTATTACGACGCCACGCACCACTGCTACGCCTGGCGGCTGGGGCCCCGCGGCGAGGCGTTCCGCGCGAACGACGACGGGGAGCCGTCGGGAACCGCCGGGAAACCGATCCTCGGACA of the Alistipes senegalensis JC50 genome contains:
- the lepB gene encoding signal peptidase I, with the translated sequence MGKIKEIFGNKWVGFTLAALLYTLWFVVWTGNLWLLLGLPVIFDLYITKFFYRYVWSHNVTMCRRSKVYKTVYEWVNAIIFATVVATLVHIFIFQMYVIPTSSMERSLLVGDYLYVSKVAYGPQMPNTPLSFPFVHHTMPFSQTKKSFSEAIKWPYHRLKGLKPIRRNDVVVFNFPAGDTVLLEDPAVTYYDVVREFERSFGKEEGRKRLNQEYTIISRPVDKRENYIKRCIAIPGDSLEIRDGRAFINGEPQEPVPGLQYSYIVQTSSPFTQYAIDNLGIREYTGNGSGYYMTLTDETAEKVKALNNVISVRRYIYTPNNGVFPQWDEPRWSQDNYGPIWIPAKGATVRLTTENLPLYRRIIEAYEGHELEERDGKIYIDGAEAAEYTFAMNYYWMMGDNRHNSADSRFWGFVPEDHIVGKASFVWLSLDANKRFPANIRWDRLFRKVR